A region from the Cannabis sativa cultivar Pink pepper isolate KNU-18-1 chromosome 9, ASM2916894v1, whole genome shotgun sequence genome encodes:
- the LOC133031352 gene encoding uncharacterized protein LOC133031352, producing MPPRRSVRVGRGRGRGRGQGQSRDDGGINEPPQAPQGWEERIAALEGIIHRQDEELRQLRRQPEPPVQIRQDAENRDSPAAVVYPATEARHELLAERFRKQHPPEFEGGIDPVVAEEWISRIESILQMLRVDGNDRVKCASYMLRKDARIWWEVVEQTKDVDTMNWDDFKRVFNEKYYNSAVLAAKVDEFTGLVQGSLTVTEYAQKFDRLAKFAPDLVPTDRVRAHRFVEGLKPMVARDVEIVSRGQFSYAQVVEMALTAERSENKIWKENAARRESKKGGANSNDHKKRGQDQSGQPSQDKRYKSDNDQ from the coding sequence atgcctcctagaaggtcagttagagtgggtcgaggtcgaggtcgaggtcgaggcCAAGGCCAAAGCCGAGATGATGGAGGGATCAATGAACCACCTCAAGCACCACAGGGATGGGAAGAGCGCATTGCCGCACTGGAAGGAATCATTCATAGGCAGGATGAAGAACTTCGTCAGCTGAGACGTCAACCGGAGCCGCCAGTCCAAATAAGGCAAGATGCAGAAAATAGAGACTCACCAGCTGCAGTGGTATATCCTGCTACAGAGGCTAGACATGAGTTGTTAGCagagagatttcgaaaacaacacccacctgagtttgagggaggcatagacccggtagtggctgaggagtggataagtcgcatagaaagcattttgcagatgctaagggtggatgggaatgaccgagtgaagtgtgcatcttacatgctgaggaaagatgctcgtatctggtgggaggtggtggaacaaacaaaggatgtagataccatgaactgggacgatttcaaaagggtctttaatgagaagtattataactcAGCAGTTCTAGCAGCAAAGGTCGATGAATTTACTGGGTTAGTCCAAGGGAGTCTTACTGTGactgagtatgcacaaaaatttgaTAGATTGGCGAAATTTGCTCCAGATCTGGTGCCTACTGATAGAGTGCGAGCACATCGATTTGTGGAAGGCCTGAAACCAATGGTTGCTCGAGATGTGGAAATTGTGTCAAGGGGTCAATTCAGTTATGCTCAAGTTGTCGAAATGGCTCTTACGGCTGAGCGGAGtgaaaacaaaatttggaaggaaaatgctgCCAGGAGAGAATCGAAGAAAGGTGGAGCCAATTCTAATGACCACAAGAAACGAGGACAGGACCAGTCCGGGCAGCCAAGTCAAGACAAGAGGTACAAAAGTGATAACGACCAATGA